A genomic window from Babylonia areolata isolate BAREFJ2019XMU chromosome 9, ASM4173473v1, whole genome shotgun sequence includes:
- the LOC143285721 gene encoding uncharacterized protein LOC143285721 produces the protein MICIKMYTRLGSKCQIVANRLRQEATKWQSHHLATSAALSTSSSKHITSTLAVGEGSSVGTTAEFSRLFQGCNRHCSWQIGSQGNCQSSHLLQLKWQDANRRHYCTQPSGEGSGPTSTTQVARDSAGSQLSQKEKLKRAVKEYGSTVIIFHITISLASLGGFYLAVSSGIDMVGILKSVGVGEAILQSKLATGTGTFVVAYAVHKVFAPVRIGITLTSTPFIVRFLRSKGILKPPKTNL, from the exons ATGATTTGCATTAAGATGTATACAAGGTTGGGTAGTAAATGCCAGATTGTCGCGAATCGTTTGCGGCAAGAAGCAACAAAATGGCAAAGTCATCATCTGGCGACGTCTGCTGCACTTTCGACATCGAGTTCAAAACACATAACAAGTACACTGGCTGTTGGAGAAGGTTCATCTGTGGGAACGACAGCAGAGTTTTCCCGCTTGTTCCAGGGCTGCAACAGACATTGCAGTTGGCAGATCGGCAGCCAGGGCAATTGTCAGTCCAGTCACCTGCTGCAG tTAAAATGGCAAGATGCAAACAGACGTCACTACTGCACACAGCCAAGCGGTGAGGGGTCTGGCCCCACAAGCACAACACAGGTCGCAAGGGATTCCGCAGGGTCCCAGCTCAGTCAGAAAGAGAAGCTGAAGCGCGCTGTCAAAGAATACGGGTCCACTGTGATCATCTTCCACATAACCATTTCCCTTGCTTCCCTGGGTGGATTCTACCTAGCTGTTTCCAG tggcattgacATGGTTGGAATTCTGAagagtgtgggggtaggggaggccaTTCTGCAGTCAAAACTGGCCACAGGCACAGGGACATTTGTCGTGGCATATGCTGTGCATAAAGTCTTCGCACCTGTAAGAATTGGGATCACCCTCACTTCCACTCCTTTCATTGTGCGCTTTCTGCGCAGCAAGGGAATCTTGAAGCCACCTAAAACCAATTTGTAA